In Macadamia integrifolia cultivar HAES 741 chromosome 5, SCU_Mint_v3, whole genome shotgun sequence, a single window of DNA contains:
- the LOC122078803 gene encoding uncharacterized protein LOC122078803, translating into MTSNISACDIAKCDYCGKGCSVFTSKSGSHVGRKFFKCSMNCHFFMWVDHLKMCDCGNGQCKVRTAKTSANYGRYFWCCPQSTGVENKGCGMFEWISSSSPSCDTYQTPPRSICSETSTSSSPSPSSDYIKGYLNGAIKESEGHMRMLRDVLDVVKKLDLNKNV; encoded by the exons ATGACATCGAATATATCCGCTTGTGATATTGCAAAGTGTGATTACTGTGGGAAAGGTTGCTCAGTTTTCACTTCTAAGTCAGGGTCacatgttggaaggaaattttttaaatgttcaatgaattgtcacttcttcatgtgggttgaTCATCTTAAGATGTGTGACTGTGGGAACGGTCAATGTAAGGTCAGAACTGCGAAAACAAGTGCAAATTATGGTCGATATTTTTGGTGCTGTCCACAATCAACTGGg gttgaaaacaaaggttgtggaatgtttGAATGGATATCAAGTTCAAGCCCAAGTTGTGATACTTACCAGACTCCACCTAGGTCCATATGCTCAGAaacatcaacttcatcatctccttccccttcatcagactatatcaaaggatacttgaacggtgcaataaaagaatctgagggtcatatgaggatgttgagagatgttcttgacgtagtcaagaagcttgatttaaacaaaaatgtatga
- the LOC122077798 gene encoding aspartyl protease family protein At5g10770-like, with protein sequence MELVFLVVFSLLAIASSLEEDTSHKTCFKEFQGHQVHNLSNSGLHLPLHHVHGPCSHLASPSPLSFSDILDRDETRIEALNSRLTKNHKTKSSKSKLSGKLNPNSVSIPLRPGMPIGTGNYYSFIGLGTPSKYYAMVIDTGSSFTWLQCQPCSVYCHRQVGTTFDPKTSKTHHYLSCATTECDSLEVATLNAPSCSASNLCIYAASYGDSSFSVGYLSSDKLTLAPSQTVPGFVYGCGEDNEGLFGQSAGLVGLARNKLSMLGQLSTKYGYAFSYCLPTSGSVGSLSIGSFNPSMYTFTPMLTNSHDPTLYFLRLVGITVSGQLLQVPGSAYKTATIIDSGTVISRLPVTVYTALKGSIVKALSKYTRAPAYSLLDTCYKGTVASLGNAIPEVRLIYLRGAEMKLSAQNVMLDVDNGVSCLAFAGSSGASGIAIIGNRQQETFNVAYDVTNSRIGFAAGGCR encoded by the exons ATGGAGTTGGTCTTCCTtgttgttttctctcttcttgccaTAGCATCTTCTCTTGAGGAAGATACCAGTCACAAGACATGCTTCAAGGAATTTCAAG GGCATCAGGTTCACAATCTCAGCAACTCTGGTCTACACCTACCCTTACACCATGTTCATGGTCCTTGCTCTCATCTGGCATCACCCTCACCATTGTCATTCTCCGATATCCTCGATCGCGACGAAACACGAATCGAAGCCCTCAATTCTAGGTTAACCAAAAACCACAAAACCAAATCttccaaatcaaaattatcAGGTAAGTTGAACCCAAATTCAGTTAGCATTCCATTGAGACCTGGAATGCCCATTGGAACAGGAAACTACTATTCCTTTATTGGTCTTGGCACCCCTAGCAAATACTATGCCATGGTCATTGACACTGGTAGTTCCTTCACCTGGCTCCAATGTCAGCCTTGCTCTGTCTATTGTCATCGCCAAGTAGGCACCACCTTTGATCCAAAGACATCAAAGACACATCACTACTTGTCTTGTGCCACTACAGAATGCGACAGCCTTGAAGTGGCCACTCTCAATGCACCCTCATGCAGTGCTTCCAATTTGTGTATATATGCAGCAAGCTATGGTGACAGTTCGTTTTCAGTCGGGTACCTAAGTAGTGATAAATTGACCTTAGCTCCATCACAAACTGTACCCGGATTTGTATACGGGTGTGGAGAGGACAATGAAGGCTTATTTGGACAATCCGCGGGGCTCGTGGGTCTTGCCCGGAACAAGCTCTCTATGCTTGGTCAATTATCCACCAAATACGGATACGCATTCTCATACTGCTTACCCACATCCGGATCCGTCGGGTCATTATCCATTGGATCATTTAATCCATCTATGTATACGTTCACCCCAATGCTTACCAACTCACACGATCCGACATTATACTTCTTGCGGTTAGTGGGTATAACCGTATCGGGTCAACTTCTACAGGTACCCGGATCTGCATACAAGACTGCTACCATAATTGACTCCGGAACCGTAATCTCACGTTTGCCTGTGACCGTATATACGGCTCTAAAAGGCTCAATTGTAAAGGCATTGTCAAAGTATACGCGGGCCCCAGCATATTCTTTACTGGATACTTGTTACAAGGGAACTGTTGCTTCTCTAGGGAATGCTATTCCTGAGGTCCGATTGATCTATCTTAGAGGGGCTGAAATGAAGCTAAGTGCTCAAAATGTAATGTTAGATGTGGATAATGGGGTGAGCTGTTTAGCCTTTGCGGGTAGCTCTGGTGCAAGTGGGATTGCAATTATTGGGAACCGTCAGCAAGAAACGTTTAATGTTGCTTATGATGTTACTAATTCAAGAATTGGATTTGCAGCTGGTGGGTGTAGATGA
- the LOC122079581 gene encoding disease resistance protein RUN1-like → MMRATKSSLMASTMLWLKIGFAPSEMATRRRKKKKNEEEKEKRIEESRIAIVLFSIKFVCSISCLDELVKIVECRSSNGLTLFPVFCDVDPSQVRKQNGSLEQAFTSFEEEEEKEKVERWRVALTLVANLSGWDLHASTGQEAEFIQKIVDNVVSIKRSRSPLNIASYLIGIDSRVASMLNSYIYRTSCEVRLIGICGISGLGKTTIAKAVYNGISHRFEGCSFLENVKEVSKQPTGLIQLQEQLLSDVLMKKNFKISNVARGINVIKKRLQCKRVLIVIDDVDHSDQLNALAIERDSFGMGSKIIVISRDEHFLNEAEVCDIYHPEELDSHESLRLFSWHAFNNNSPPDEYKELSKEIVGNVKGLPLAIEVMGSLMFGKRSLLEWENTLVKLKSTLGGQIPKPLRLSFYDLDDTEKDIFLDIACFFIGMDKSYVSKILDGCNLFPVIGIRELIQRSLITIDEDNKLRMHDLLREMAKKFIREESPEEPGRRTRLWSQEDVFDVLMKHKGTESVEGIILNISQLEDIVCFNTEAFVDMHNLRLLHLNYVHLRGGYEHLPKKLRWLCWHGFPLKSIPDNFDMEKLIVLHMENSSLEEVWKEIKLLKRLQILNLSHSRYLTKTPNLSEVTNLEELILEDCESLVEVHQSIGYLDKLIVLNLNNCHNLMKLPDSIGMLRSLEVLNLRGCSNQVQSTSWFSFPQCYLSSLLRTKHTSMLLPASFSGLCSLKSVNLNYCNLSEDTIPNDLWSLPLLKTLRLDGNRLCTLPDSIRLLSCLESLSLSNCRDLKLMRELPSSLKILDLGGCSTMEILPSNINDLSQLIFLNLEGCERLLSFPRGSTSSPTGVELKDIKSLKFLAMNYDHFCSRSDEISCLPTLWSLYLAGFEGSQTLPKLSTSLFTLFVEGETPTLLVNRGEIQSMETSNSVQAGIYNIEGCHHLGNTLRKNSIFQDIHREFQFWCTGSEIPEWMSHRNMGFSVSFEVSSDCSDCKIQGLDVSAVFLAVEGPGNYSCQPVIWNKTKYIQWGPILGPPQSTRPLRPGQDILMVRHITIRELLSFSIHKVGFGSHFEVGDQVEVSVEIDGGYGGSLQVKKCGVLLVQCPDEEMNLLDDLSLIKYLYDPEDIERALLEYLLSHSEEDLAVDGEVSELVHIEEDKKIKSGHNEGVESELVHIDEDERNKSDGNNEGVAAFTKRLRIGL, encoded by the exons ATGATGAGAGCAACAAAATCATCATTGATGGCCTCCACGATGCTTTGGTTGAAAATAGGATTCGCACCTTCAGAGATGGCGacaaggaggaggaagaagaagaaaaacgaggaggagaaagagaaacgAATTGAAGAATCGAGGATCGCCATAGTCCTTTTCTCAATAAAATTCGTTTGTTCAATAAGTTGTTTGGATGAACTGGTGAAGATAGTTGAATGCAGAAGCAGCAATGGTCTAACTCTTTTCCCTGTTTTCTGTGATGTGGATCCATCGCAAGTGCGAAAACAGAACGGCAGTTTAGAGCAAGCCTTCACTAGTttcgaagaagaagaggaaaaagagaaggtgGAGAGGTGGAGGGTAGCTCTTACTTTAGTGGCTAATCTTTCTGGTTGGGATCTCCACGCTTCCACTGG GCAGGAGGCAgaatttatccaaaaaattgTTGACAATGTTGTTTCAATTAAACGAAGTCGATCACCATTGAACATCGCTAGTTATCTCATTGGAATAGATTCCCGTGTTGCAAGCATGTTGAATTCATATATATATCGTACTTCATGTGAAGTTCGTCTCATAGGAATTTGTGGTATTAGTGGATTGGGTAAAACAACCATTGCCAAGGCTGTATATAATGGAATTTCTCATAGATTTGAAGGCTGCAGTTTTCTTGAGAATGTTAAAGAAGTCTCAAAACAACCCACTGGTCTAATTCAATTACAAGAACAACTCCTTTCTGATGTCCTtatgaagaaaaactttaaaATAAGTAACGTTGCCAGAGGAATAAATGTCATCAAAAAGAGGCTGCAGTGCAAAAGGGTTCTTATTGTTATTGATGATGTTGATCATTCAGACCAGTTAAATGCATTAGCTATTGAGCGTGATTCATTTGGTATGGGAAGTAAAATCATTGTTATATCACGAGATGAACATTTTCTTAATGAGGCTGAAGTATGTGATATTTATCATCCAGAGGAGTTGGACTCTCATGAGTCTCTCCGACTCTTTAGTTGGCATGCATTTAACAATAATTCTCCTCCAGATGAATACAAAGAGCTTTCAAAAGAGATAGTTGGTAATGTTAAAGGACTTCCGTTAGCTATTGAGGTCATGGGTTCTTTAATGTTCGGAAAAAGAAGCTTACTTGAATGGGAGAACACATTGGTCAAATTGAAAAGTACTCTTGGTGGTCAAATACCAAAACCACTTCGATTAAGTTTTTATGATTTGGATGACACGGAGAAGGATATTTTCCTTGATATTGCATGCTTCTTTATTGGAATGGACAAAAGCtatgtatctaaaatactagATGGGTGCAATCTTTTTCCAGTTATTGGAATCCGTGAACTTATTCAAAGATCTCTTATTACAATTGACGAAGACAATAAACTGAGGATGCATGATCTTCTTCGAGAGATGGCCAAAAAATTTATTCGGGAAGAATCTCCTGAAGAACCTGGAAGACGTACAAGATTGTGGTCACAAGAGGATGTTTTTGATGTATTGATGAAACATAAG GGAACCGAATCCGTCGAAGGCATCATATTAAACATTTCTCAGTTGGAGGATATTGTGTGTTTTAATACTGAAGCATTTGTAGACATGCATAATCTAAGACTGCTTCATCTCAAttatgtacacctaaggggaggATATGAACATCTACCTAAGAAATTAAGATGGCTTTGTTGGCATGGTTTCCCTTTGAAATCTATACCTGACAATTTTGACATGGAGAAGCTTATTGTTCTTCACATGGAAAATAGCAGCCTTGAAGAGGTTTGGAAGGAAATCAAG CTGCTTAAAAGGTTGCAAATCCTGAATCTTAGTCATTCCAGATACTTAACAAAAACCCCCAATCTTTCAGAAGTCACCAATCTTGAGGAACTGATCCTTGAAGATTGTGAGAGCCTGGTTGAGGTTCACCAATCCATTGGGTATCTTGACAAGCTTATTGTCTTGAATTTGAATAACTGTCATAACCTTATGAAGCTTCCAGATAGCATTGGTATGTTGAGATCTCTTGAAGTACTCAATCTCCGTGGTTGCTCGAACCAGGTGCAATCTACTTCATGGTTTTCATTCCCTCAATGTTATTTGAGTTCACTTCTTAGAACAAAGCATACTTCTATGCTGCTTCCTGCTTCTTTCTCTGGTTTATGCTCTTTGAAATCAGTAAATCTCAATTACTGCAATCTATCAGAAGATACCATTCCTAATGATTTATGGAGCTTGCCATTGTTGAAAACCTTAAGATTGGATGGGAACAGATTGTGCACCCTTCCAGACAGCATTAGACTTCTTTCTTGTCTTGAATCACTTTCACTGTCAAACTGTAGAGATCTCAAACTAATGAGAGAGCTTCCATCAAGTTTAAAGATTTTGGATCTAGGAGGTTGCTCAACAATGGAAATTTTACCATCCAACATCAATGATCTCTCTCAACTTATCTTTCTTAATTTGGAGGGATGTGAGAGACTACTGTCATTTCCAAGAGGTTCCACATCTTCTCCTACAGGAGTAGAACTTAAGGACATAAagagtttaaaatttttagcTATGAACTATGATCACTTCTGTAGTAGATCGGATGAAATAAGTTGCCTTCCTACACTTTGGAGCCTATATTTGGCAGGTTTTGAGGGGTCTCAAACACTGCCAAAGCTTTCAACAAGTTTATTTACTTTGTTTGTAGAAGGTGAGACACCGACTTTGCTTGTCAATAGAGGAGAGATCCAGAGTATGGAAACTTCTAATTCTGTACAAGCAGGCATCTACAACATCGAAGGGTGCCACCATCTTGGAAACACTTTGAGGAAGAATAGCATTTtccag GATATACATAGGGAATTTCAATTTTGGTGTACCGGAAGTGAGATTCCGGAATGGATGAGCCATCGAAATATGGGGTTTTCAGTATCCTTTGAGGTATCATCTGACTGTTCGGATTGCAAGATCCAAGGGTTGGATGTATCTGCTGTATTCTTAGCTGTAGAAGGCCCTGGAAACTACTCATGTCAACCGGTGATCTGGAATAAAACCAAATATATTCAATGGGGTCCCATTCTTGGACCTCCACAATCCACTCGTCCACTTCGACCAGGTCAAGACATATTAATGGTTCGCCATATTACAATTCGAGAGCTTCTGAGTTTCTCGATACACAAAGTTGGCTTTGGCTCTCACTTTGAAGTGGGGGATCAAGTGGAGGTTTCAGTAGAAATTGATGGTGGCTATGGAGGAAGTTTGCAAGTGAAGAAGTGTGGAGTACTGCTGGTTCAGTGCCCAGATGAGGAGATGAACCTATTAGATGATTTGTCATTGATCAAATACTTGTATGATCCAGAAGATATTGAACGAGCATTGTTGGAATACTTATTGTCTCATTCAGAAGAGGATCTTGCTGTGGATGGCGAAGTATCAGAATTGGTTCACattgaagaagataagaaaattaAGAGTGGCCACAATGAGGGCGTAGAATCAGAATTGGTTCACATTGACGAAGATGAGAGAAACAAGAGTGATGGCAACAATGAGGGCGTCGCAGCATTTACCAAAAGATTGAGGATTGGCCTGTAG